One stretch of Mobula birostris isolate sMobBir1 chromosome 5, sMobBir1.hap1, whole genome shotgun sequence DNA includes these proteins:
- the LOC140198346 gene encoding LOW QUALITY PROTEIN: uncharacterized protein (The sequence of the model RefSeq protein was modified relative to this genomic sequence to represent the inferred CDS: substituted 1 base at 1 genomic stop codon) has product MPFTCSDCGKGFTQSSTLQRHRRVHTGERPFTCSDCGKGFIQSNHLLQHQLVHTGERPFTCSDCGKGFTQSSTLQSHQRLHTGERPFICSDCGKGFTHSSDLQRHQRVHTGEKPFTCSECGKGFARSSVLKLHQRVHTGERPFTCSDCGKGFTHSSDLQRHQRVHTGEKPFTCSECGKGFARSSQLLKHQQIHTGDKPFICSECGKRFNDSAHLKEHQFVHAAERPFTCSDCGKGFIRHSHLLTHQLDHTGEKPFICSECGKGFTHSAQMRDHQRVHTGEWPFTCSECRKGFTWQSQLTEHQRVHTGEKPFTCSECGKGFARSSHLKEHQKLHTRERPFTCSECGKGFARSSQLKEHQRIHTGEKPFSCSECGKGFTQSSKLVRHYRIHAGEKPFTCSDCGKEFTRHNNTSXHQRVHTGEMPFTCSECGKGFTQSSQLNEHQRVHTEKMPFTCSDCGKGFTHSSDLQRHQQVHTGKKPFTCSECGKGFARSSLLLKHQQIHTGDKPFVCSECGKGFTDSAQLKKHQFVHTVERPFTCSDCGKGFIRHSHLLTHQLDHTGEKPFICSECGKGFTHSAQLKEHHRLHTGEWPFTCSECGKGFTRSSRLMVHQRVHTGERPFICSECGKGFAVSSQLQVHQKFHTGERPFRCSECGRGFIQPFRLKVHQRVHTGEKPFTCSECRKGFTRQSQLTEHQRVHTGERPFACSECGNSFAWSSQLKVHQRIHTGEKPFSCSECGKGFTQSSKLLRHYRIHTRKNLFTCSDCGKEFTRFSDFTIHQRIHTGGCHSPVLNVGKDSLRHLN; this is encoded by the exons atgccgttcacttgctcagactgtgggaagggattcactcaatcatccacaCTACAAAGACACcggagagttcacactggggagaggccattcacctgctcagactgtgggaagggattcattcagtcaaatcacctgctacaacatcagttagttcacactggggagaggccgttcacctgctcagactgtgggaagggattcactcaatcgtccacactacagagtcaccagcgacttcacactggggagaggccattcatctgctcagactgtgggaagggatttactcatTCATCCGACttgcagagacaccagcgagttcacactggggagaagccgttcacttgctctgaatgtggaaagggatttgctcggtcatctgtactgaagttacatcagcgagttcacactggggagaggccgttcacctgctcagactgtgggaaaggattcactcactcatccgacctccagagacaccagcgagttcacactggggagaagccattcacatgctctgaatgtggaaagggatttgctcggtcatctcAGCTCTTGAAACAccagcaaattcacactggggacaaaccattcatctgctcagaatgtgggaagagattcaacGATTCAGCTCATCTGAAAGAACATCAGTTTGTTCACGCTgcggagagaccgttcacctgctcagactgtgggaaaggattcattcggcATTCTcatctactgacacaccagttagatcacactggggagaaaccattcatctgctctgaatgtgggaagggattcacccatTCAGCTCAAATGAGGGAtcatcagcgagtccacactggggaatggccattcacctgctctgaatgtcggaagggattcacttggcaaTCTCAACTGActgaacatcagcgagttcacactggggagaagccattcacctgctctgaatgtgggaagggattcgcccggtcatctcatctgaaggaacatcagaAACTTCACACTCGGGAGAGGCCTttcacttgctctgaatgtgggaagggctttgctcgttcatctcaactgaaggaacatcagcgaattcacactggggagaaaccattcagctgctctgaatgtgggaagggattcactcagtcatcgaaACTTGTGAGGCACTACCGAATTCACgctggggagaaaccgttcacctgctcagattgtgggaaggaattcactcg ACACAACAACACATCA tgacaccagcgagttcacaccggggagatgccattcacctgctctgaatgtgggaaagggttcactcaatcatctcaactgaatgaacaccagcgagttcacactgaaaagatgccgttcacctgctcagactgtgggaaaggattcactcactcatctgacctacagagacaccagcaagttcacactgggaaaaagccattcacatgctctgaatgtggaaagggatttgctcggtcatctcTGCTCTTGAAACAccagcaaattcacactggggacaAACCATTcgtctgctcagaatgtgggaaaggattcaccgATTCAGCTCAGCTGAAAAAAcatcagtttgttcacactgtggagagaccgttcacctgctcagactgtgggaaaggattcattcggcATTCTcatctactgacacaccagttagatcacactggggagaaaccattcatctgctctgaatgtgggaagggattcacccattcagctcaactgaaggaacatcaccGACTTCACACTGGTgaatggccgttcacctgctctgaatgtgggaagggattcactcggtcatctcgaCTGatggtgcatcagcgagttcacactggggagaggccgttcatctgctctgaatgtgggaagggattcgctgTGTCATCTCAACTGCAGGTACATCAGaaatttcacactggggagaggccgttcagatgctctgaatgtgggagggGCTTCATTCAGCCATTtcgactgaaggtgcatcagcgagttcacactggggagaaaccgttcacctgctctgaatgtcggaagggattcactcggcaATCTCAACTGacggaacatcagcgagttcacactggggagaggccattcgcctgctctgaatgtgggaataGTTTTGCTTGGTCATCtcagctgaaggtacatcagcgaattcacactggggagaaacctttcagctgctctgaatgtgggaagggattcactcagtcatccaaactTTTGAGGCACTACCGAATTCACACTAGGAAGaatctgttcacctgctcagattgtgggaaagaATTCACTCGGTTTTCTGACTTTAcaatacatcagcgaattcacactggcgGATGCCACTCacctgttctgaatgtgggaaaggattcactcagacaTCTCAATTAA